A stretch of Desulfobacter hydrogenophilus DNA encodes these proteins:
- a CDS encoding F0F1 ATP synthase subunit gamma, protein MSETTASLRCKISGARDLQSVVRTMKAVAASSIGQYENSVRALADYYRTVELGLGVCLRNSRPAPLIAGRKRQTAASSIGAVVFGSDQGLVGQFNDVVADFAIKALTVKPVIWAVGERVHARLEDAGLPLLGLFTVPNSVKGITPLVGQILMESEDRRNQGEISELYLFYNRPTSGPVYAPVSQRLLPLDATWRRNLADGPWPTKNLPEVINSDTEALRALIHEYLFVSLFRACAESLASENASRLAAMQRADKNIDELLEELNRTFHRLRQSGIDEELFDVISGFEALTAVEK, encoded by the coding sequence ATGAGCGAGACTACGGCGAGTCTGCGGTGCAAGATCAGCGGAGCCAGGGATCTCCAATCCGTTGTCCGCACGATGAAGGCCGTGGCGGCCTCGAGCATCGGACAATACGAAAATTCGGTGCGTGCGCTGGCCGATTACTATCGCACGGTGGAGCTGGGGTTAGGCGTATGCCTGCGGAACAGCAGACCAGCGCCTTTAATTGCGGGCCGGAAAAGACAGACTGCTGCCAGTTCGATTGGCGCGGTCGTGTTCGGTTCAGACCAGGGACTGGTGGGTCAATTTAACGATGTGGTGGCCGATTTTGCGATCAAGGCTCTGACGGTTAAACCCGTGATCTGGGCCGTTGGTGAACGCGTTCATGCGCGCCTGGAGGACGCAGGCCTTCCTCTTTTAGGGCTTTTCACCGTACCGAATTCCGTTAAGGGCATCACTCCGCTCGTCGGGCAAATTCTCATGGAGAGCGAAGATAGACGCAACCAGGGTGAAATCTCCGAACTTTACCTGTTCTACAACCGCCCCACGTCCGGGCCGGTTTATGCGCCCGTCAGCCAGCGACTGCTGCCGCTGGACGCAACCTGGCGACGCAACCTGGCCGACGGTCCCTGGCCGACGAAAAACTTGCCCGAGGTCATAAATAGCGACACCGAGGCCTTGCGAGCGCTTATACACGAATATCTTTTTGTTTCGCTTTTCCGGGCGTGCGCCGAATCCCTTGCGAGCGAGAACGCCAGCCGCCTGGCGGCAATGCAACGCGCCGACAAAAACATTGATGAATTGCTGGAGGAACTTAACCGAACATTCCATCGTTTGCGCCAAAGTGGCATTGACGAGGAACTGTTTGACGTCATCTCCGGTTTCGAAGCACTGACCGCGGTGGAGAAATAA
- a CDS encoding potassium channel family protein, whose protein sequence is MLHETDKAKMDKLSEEMDCSFLQGDGSWPDILGEVNPEQTDFLFCLTDSNQANVIASLVGRSLGFKRVVTSIHDEQFEVICHELGLKDMISLFRTISRYLADMIGGRENVELSTVLKNEVRILTFTAKEKDAVLVKDLKLPVETRVVCYYREGKFAHADEETRCTQTTRL, encoded by the coding sequence GTGCTCCACGAGACCGACAAGGCCAAAATGGATAAATTGTCTGAAGAGATGGACTGCAGCTTTCTGCAAGGTGATGGCAGCTGGCCTGACATCCTGGGTGAAGTGAATCCCGAACAGACCGATTTTCTGTTCTGTTTGACCGATAGCAACCAGGCCAACGTCATTGCCAGCCTCGTGGGCCGATCACTCGGATTCAAGCGAGTCGTGACGAGCATTCATGATGAGCAGTTCGAGGTCATCTGCCACGAGTTGGGGTTGAAGGACATGATTAGCCTATTCCGCACGATCAGCCGTTATCTGGCGGACATGATCGGCGGCAGGGAAAACGTAGAGTTGTCCACGGTTCTCAAAAACGAGGTCCGGATTTTAACGTTTACCGCCAAGGAAAAAGATGCTGTCTTGGTCAAAGATCTAAAACTGCCCGTCGAAACCCGTGTCGTTTGCTATTATCGGGAAGGCAAGTTCGCCCATGCCGATGAGGAGACACGCTGCACACAGACGACGAGATTGTGA